ttgctggacattggcgggaactggaacatgctgtcgtagcCGCCAAAccaaagcatcccaaacatgctcaatgggtgacatgtctggtgtgtatgctagccatggaagaactgggacattttcagcttccagaaatttTGTTCAATTCTGGCGACATTGCGCCGTGCATTATCTTGCTGAaacgaggtgatggcggcagatgaatggcacgacaatgggcctcaggatctcgtcacagcaatttgaatgcacagagattctatcaataaaatgcaattgtgttcattgcttatgcctgcccataccataacccaaccgccaccatggggcactctgttcaaaacgtgacatcagcaaaccgctcgcccacatacatgtggtctgtggttgtgaggccgattgGACGTACCGCCAAATTCCCTCAAATGATGTTGGAGATGGTTTGGTGgacacagctctggtggacattcctgcaatcagcatgtcaattacacactccctcaaaacttgagacatctgtgccattgtgttgtgacaaaactgcacattttagagtagccttttactgtccccagcacaaggtgcttcTGCattatgatcatgctgtttaatcatattCTTGATATGCGACAccggtcaggtggatggattatattggcaaaggagaaatgctcactaacagggatgtaaacaaatttgtgcacaacatttagtataaagtatatatatatatatatatataaagtatatatatatatatagtatatatgaaGTGGGTACAACAGTACTTaaacattaaagtgaccagtgttcaatgactatgaactgtacatagggcagcagtctctgaggtgcagggtagagtatcgggtggtagccggctagtaacagtgactaaggtttagggcagggtactgggcagaggcggGCTgatggtgactgtttaacagtctgatggcctgaagATAGGTgtatttcagtctctcggtcccagctttgatgcacctgtattgtctcagcatttcccaaactcggtcctcgggaccctaaggggtgcatgttttggtttttgccttaacactacacagctgattcaaattatcaaagcttgatgattggctgattatttgaatcagttgtgtagtgctagggcaaaaaccaaaacatgcaccaCTTGAGGTCccgaggacagagtttgggaaatcCTGTTGTAGATGGTaggggggtgaacaggccgtggctcgggtggctgaggtccttgatgatcttcttgaccttcctgtgacaccgggtgctgtagatatCCTGGagagcaggcagtgtgcccccagtgATGTGTTTGGCTCTCCAGATTGTGGTTCAGTCAGCCTATCTACAGCCCAtcgggatgctctcaatggtgcatctgtagaagattGTGAGGGTCTAAGGGGCCAGGCCAaacttcttcagcctcctgaggttaaagaggcgctgttgcgccttgttccctacactgtctgtgtggatggaccatttcaggtttTCAGTGATGTGCAAACAGAGGAACGTGAAGCTTTTCACCCTTTCCACTgcggccccgtcgatgtggatgggggcgtggtctctctgctgtctcctgaagtccacgatcagctcctttgttttgttcacgttgagggagaggttattttcctggcaccactccatcAGGGCTCTCATCTCCAGGGCTTGTCTGCAAACacaatgattgagttggagacgtgtgtGGGACAAAATATTTAACTAACATCTATAGGCAAAAACTTAAAAGCTAAAATATTAATCTTGACTTGAATTTGCTCAGTGTTCTTTCTTGTCATGTGCTTTCAAAAGTTCTGTCCGACTGAAAGCTTTCTCGCATTTTAAACATTTGTAGGGCTTCTCTCCGGTGTGAGTCATCATGTGTCTTTTCCGTACCCTTAAGTCAGAAAAGTTTCTCCCACAGACAGAACACGGATACGGCTTCTCCCCCGTATGAGTTCGCATGTGTCGAGTGATATAACAATTTTGAGTAAAACCCTTCCCACAGACTTTACACTGAAAAGGCCGCTCTCCAGTATGGTATCTCATGTGTACCTTCACTTCAGATTTCGATTTGAAACTTTTGCCGCACTCAGACTCTGTGCATTTAAAAGGCCTCTCCTGAGTGTGAATCAGGTCATGCCTTGTCAATGAGGACATGCTAAAAAACAGCTTACCGCAGTATGTGCATGGATAACGCACCCCAGCATGATGTCTCGCCACATAGCCTTGTAACGTCCTTTGTAACGTGTAAGATTTGTCACACTGGGAGCAGGAGAAGTGTTTATCTTCAGGTTTTCTGTGAGCACATAGCATGTGCATTTTCAGTTTTGCATTGTTGATAAAGCCCTTTCCACACTCCCAGCAAAGgcatggtttctctcctgtgtgtattctctcgtgtTCGACAACAACCGCTGATAAGTTGAACTTCCTTGGACAGTAGGAGCACTGGTATGGGAGGTCTCCGGTGTGAGTCCTCTCGTGTCTGAGGAGAGCTGCTAAATCAGTGTAGCTTTTCTCACAGTAGGTGCAGAGGAATGGCCCGCTGAATTTATGGACATCCAGATAGTGTTTCTTGAGTGGCTTGACACCATTGAAGCTGTTTTCACACATGGTGCATTTCAAGGGCTTGTGCACCAATTTATGCCTGTCTAGCTTTTCTGGGTCTGCAAACATCCTACTGCACTCAGTGCAGTGGAGAGGGCTGTGGGTGAGTGCATGTACTTGGGCCTCTTCAGACTCAGCTCGCAGCACCTTGCACACTATCTTTACAATGTGCTTTCTCATATCATTGATGTTCTTGAACATCTGCCCACAATGAGGACATTTGTGAGGGCGCAGATCTGAGTGGGATCTCATGTGAACTTGCATGCTGTAAGATTTTGGCAAAAGTTTTTTACAAATGCAGCACACTTTTGACTGTTTGCGTTTTTCAGTCTGGTTAGATTCGTAAGATGGGTCTTGGGGTGTACTGGTGGAGGATGAGTCACTGTCCTCAGGTGTTGCCTCAAGAGGAGTTCCACTGGCCAACTCTGTGTCCCCTCCTTCAGGTTTTTGGACTGTTTCACTGGACATCTCAGAGTCCTTCTCATTACTAGCTGGAGATCTGCTACGCCTTTTCTTtgagtttttttcacattttagTCTCGGTTTCTCCAAGCTCTGCGGGTCCTTGTAACTCTTATGACACTTGTTCAACATTTCAGGTCTTTCGTCATTTCCATTGAGCTGCTTTGGTCTTTTACCTTTAGGTTTTGACACAACTACTTTACACATATTTTGCTGATGTCTCGTCAGATCAAAATGGCACTGGAAGCGCTTCCTACACTGGAGACACTGAAATGGGCGCTTCCCTGTGTGGATTTTCTGGTGTCGCTTCATGTCTGCACCGCACTTTAATGTTTTTTCTTTAGTCAATTCTGTCTCGGTTTGTTTACATTCTCGTGCTAGCAATGTTTTCATCTTACTTTGTCTAACTGGTCTACAGGGCAACATCAGGTTAGTAGTGTCAATCCTTTGTAGCTTCACTAAAGGcttgtgaagcatggaggatatGATCGCATCAGACACGTCTATGCTTGTAATTTGTTCTCCATGACTTCCACTGGCTTTATGTGTCTTTATTTGAGGCTTTCTGAAAGATCTCTTCCTTTTGACACTTAAATCTTCATAAGTCTGCGCCACCCCATCTGCCCCAATAACCATCACTGTTTCGTACCTGGAGTCCACCTCTTCAACAATATCTTCCGTCTCATCTTTTACTGGTCCAATCCCCACAACCTTCTCTTCTTCATTACCGGCATGAACCTCCATGTCCACAGGGTCAGCAAACTCTATAGATAGTTTGTTGTTTCTCTCAcattccaccctctcctctctttctactaCATTCATACTTGTCCCCGGTTCCATCTCTGTGTACTCTGTCAGTGTTGCAGAGTCCAGTCCTGATTCTGTTTGTTCTGTTGCAATCACCCTTTctaaaggagggagacagagagctgagagAATGCAGTCCCCAACAGTGGAAGACAGAGTATCTAGAAAAGGATGAGGATAAATTAAAGAcaatggttaaataaagaatacATTTTAATGTCCTCTACTGAAGAAAAGCTAGCATCTACATGGGTCCTGTGAGAGATGCTTACCATGGTTGTCCAGCTGGCCGAGATCTCTGTGGTACTGAAGCAGGGTTTTCAGCTGCTGAGGGTGAGACATGGACTCAACACATTCCTCCAGAACAGAGGGGACATCACTGAGCAGGAATGCAGCCTGTCACAGAAGGAAAATAGATAGGGTTTAGGGATGATTCAAAAGATACAATACGAAACTTTGTGAATAGTGATCCTTCCCTGAATTGATTAAGGTATTATTCTAATTTCAGTACCTGTTGAAAATTTGATACTGGAAGTAGCTTctcaagtcttgaaatcatcatACTTGGGACCAAATTCCACAGGAAAAACATCCTAATAGAGAATAAGAAATTagtataaaataaaaacacatttgGTATAAGAAAAAGTGTAATCTGCAACTCACATGGAAGCATACAGCCGTAAACAGAATAAAAGGAGACCTTGGAAAAAGGTCAACATTGGTCAGCATTGTTTATAAATAAGATCAATGTTCACCAACCGGTCGATAGCGACTGGTCAATCTCAAAGGCATTCttagtcgatcaccaaacatttctgtaaaaaaacaacaacgatAAAGCCTTGAGTTGTtgacggtaggtgcacttgatacAGCAGCCCTAGCGCCGGGAAGGTAAAGTGTTCCctttttgaaccatttcattagTCTGAAGGTAGAACTATGCATACTACAGCAAATCTGGTGCACCTAtaggcctaccgctggccaatcagatagctcagatCAACGTGTCTCCACAGGTTATTCACACCATAGACGCTGGAAGGAAAGCGGCCagaggaggaattggctttgggggtgaccagtgagatatacctgctggagcgcgtgctctgggtgggtgctgctatggtgaccagtgagctgagataaggtggggctttacctagcagagacttgtagatgacctggagccagtgggtttggcgatgagtatgaagcgagggccagccaacgagagcatacaggtcgcagtggtgggtagtatatggggctttggtgacaaaacggatggcactgtgatagactgcattcaatttgttgagtagagtgttggaggctattttgtaaatgacatcgccgaagtcgaggatcggtagggtggagagttttacgagggtatgtttggcagcatgagtgaaagatgctttgttgtgaaataggaagccgattctagatttaattttggattgaagatgcttaatgtgagtctggaaggagagtttacagtctaaccagacacctaggtatttgtagt
The Oncorhynchus nerka isolate Pitt River linkage group LG28, Oner_Uvic_2.0, whole genome shotgun sequence genome window above contains:
- the LOC115112648 gene encoding zinc finger protein 431-like is translated as MMISRLEKLLPVSNFQQAAFLLSDVPSVLEECVESMSHPQQLKTLLQYHRDLGQLDNHDTLSSTVGDCILSALCLPPLERVIATEQTESGLDSATLTEYTEMEPGTSMNVVEREERVECERNNKLSIEFADPVDMEVHAGNEEEKVVGIGPVKDETEDIVEEVDSRYETVMVIGADGVAQTYEDLSVKRKRSFRKPQIKTHKASGSHGEQITSIDVSDAIISSMLHKPLVKLQRIDTTNLMLPCRPVRQSKMKTLLARECKQTETELTKEKTLKCGADMKRHQKIHTGKRPFQCLQCRKRFQCHFDLTRHQQNMCKVVVSKPKGKRPKQLNGNDERPEMLNKCHKSYKDPQSLEKPRLKCEKNSKKRRSRSPASNEKDSEMSSETVQKPEGGDTELASGTPLEATPEDSDSSSTSTPQDPSYESNQTEKRKQSKVCCICKKLLPKSYSMQVHMRSHSDLRPHKCPHCGQMFKNINDMRKHIVKIVCKVLRAESEEAQVHALTHSPLHCTECSRMFADPEKLDRHKLVHKPLKCTMCENSFNGVKPLKKHYLDVHKFSGPFLCTYCEKSYTDLAALLRHERTHTGDLPYQCSYCPRKFNLSAVVVEHERIHTGEKPCLCWECGKGFINNAKLKMHMLCAHRKPEDKHFSCSQCDKSYTLQRTLQGYVARHHAGVRYPCTYCGKLFFSMSSLTRHDLIHTQERPFKCTESECGKSFKSKSEVKVHMRYHTGERPFQCKVCGKGFTQNCYITRHMRTHTGEKPYPCSVCGRNFSDLRVRKRHMMTHTGEKPYKCLKCEKAFSRTELLKAHDKKEH